A portion of the Cyanobium sp. PCC 7001 genome contains these proteins:
- a CDS encoding S41 family peptidase, whose translation MGSARTSLIVLVSVGACAATAVMAREAVTPPGGAGSITDSPKEVIDQTWQIVFRDYLDINGKYTPEQWRQLRRDVLAKSYGTPKEAYEAIRGMLATLDDPYTRFLDPREFKEMQIDTSGELSGVGIQLSLDKDTKDLVVVAPIEGSPASRAGVLPKDVITAIDGKSTKGMTTEDAVKLIRGQAGTTVTLTLRRKGQSLDVPLVRDRIELHAVDHQINVTPDGVKVGYIRLKQFNANATKDMRVALRELEGQNVQGYVLDLRSNPGGLLGASVEIARQWLNEGTIVSTKTRNGITDVKKATGRALTDKPLVVMVNEGSASASEILSGALQDNNRAVLVGQKTFGKGLVQSVRGLSDGSGMTVTIAKYMTPKGRDIHKYGIDPDVQAKMTEQEAQRLQLQDLGTAKDSQYRVAESTLRKRLQMANSVGGTFNPGSANVPAALGASAGSRP comes from the coding sequence ATGGGCAGCGCACGCACCAGTCTGATCGTGCTGGTCAGCGTGGGTGCCTGTGCGGCAACGGCGGTCATGGCCCGTGAAGCCGTCACCCCGCCGGGAGGGGCGGGGAGCATCACCGACAGTCCCAAGGAGGTGATCGACCAGACCTGGCAGATCGTCTTCCGCGACTATCTGGATATCAACGGCAAGTACACCCCGGAGCAGTGGAGACAGCTGCGTCGCGATGTGCTGGCCAAGAGCTATGGCACCCCGAAGGAAGCCTATGAGGCGATCCGGGGCATGCTCGCCACTCTGGATGATCCCTACACCCGTTTCCTGGACCCCCGTGAGTTCAAGGAGATGCAGATCGACACCTCCGGTGAACTCTCCGGGGTGGGCATTCAGCTGAGTCTCGACAAGGACACCAAGGACCTGGTGGTGGTGGCGCCGATCGAGGGGTCTCCGGCCTCGCGGGCCGGGGTGCTGCCCAAGGACGTGATCACCGCCATCGACGGCAAGAGCACCAAGGGCATGACCACCGAGGATGCGGTGAAGCTGATCCGCGGCCAGGCCGGCACCACGGTGACCCTCACCCTGCGCCGCAAGGGACAGAGCCTGGATGTGCCCCTGGTGCGGGATCGGATCGAACTGCACGCCGTGGATCACCAGATCAACGTCACCCCCGACGGGGTGAAGGTGGGTTACATCCGGCTGAAGCAGTTCAACGCCAACGCCACCAAGGACATGCGCGTCGCCCTGCGCGAGCTGGAAGGGCAGAACGTTCAGGGCTACGTGCTCGACCTGCGCAGCAATCCGGGCGGGCTGCTGGGGGCCAGCGTGGAGATTGCCCGCCAGTGGCTCAATGAGGGCACGATCGTGTCCACCAAGACCCGCAACGGCATCACCGATGTGAAGAAGGCCACCGGCCGCGCCCTCACCGACAAACCCCTGGTGGTGATGGTGAACGAGGGTTCGGCCAGTGCCAGCGAGATCCTCTCCGGCGCCCTCCAGGACAACAACCGTGCCGTGCTGGTGGGCCAGAAGACCTTCGGCAAGGGGCTTGTGCAGTCGGTGCGGGGCCTCTCCGACGGTTCCGGCATGACCGTGACCATCGCCAAGTACATGACGCCCAAGGGGCGCGACATTCACAAGTACGGCATCGATCCGGACGTGCAGGCCAAGATGACCGAGCAGGAAGCCCAGCGCCTGCAGCTGCAGGATCTCGGCACGGCCAAGGACAGCCAGTACCGGGTCGCGGAGTCCACCCTGCGCAAGCGCCTGCAGATGGCGAATTCCGTGGGAGGCACCTTCAACCCCGGCAGCGCCAACGTGCCGGCGGCCCTGGGCGCTTCGGCGGGCTCCCGTCCCTGA